A window from Telopea speciosissima isolate NSW1024214 ecotype Mountain lineage chromosome 8, Tspe_v1, whole genome shotgun sequence encodes these proteins:
- the LOC122671138 gene encoding BAG family molecular chaperone regulator 6-like: MDSSYFWSSSRPHYPSFVREVPLHSYQKKSPKVVTIPVHFVSSEKSRSDAVLKIQKVLRGFLIRKNLRKIAAIRREVDEIDRKISLKETVQLIGRDPKERLKMNEMLMALLFRLDTVPGIDSGVRDCRKALIKRAISLQERLDAIVTGDDNSTVDTRDGGEIQCQTLEMGDYSNSPSFKCQSVAEELVRTLDTNQSTNSSANCEGMVNGTLETKDLDESLDESSTLGDAADQALDVQSLVASSANSDDQEPLLGATTCQNLEPEASNESRDDRDTPVEALNNAGREVHAFEDSEAVIEKDTEAENMAESSECSHQSMVEEGEGETLKGLEDVKETNSQPGITNVSNLDGSPSAENREKNGDDIDNKGKDLNLIERMVEDNERLTGLMTELLERNELQTRLISSLSQRVEQLERAFVSERLKRKKKRQAAAMTVERQGTSPDPRKCVKKSS; this comes from the coding sequence ATGGACAGCTCGTACTTTTGGAGCTCATCTCGCCCTCATTACCCTTCATTTGTAAGAGAGGTTCCCTTACATAGTTATCAGAAGAAATCCCCGAAGGTCGTTACCATTCCCGTTCACTTCGTCAGCTCGGAGAAATCCAGATCGGACGCGGTTCTGAAAATACAGAAGGTGTTACGGGGATTCTTGATCAGGAAGAACCTCAGAAAAATTGCTGCTATCAGAAGAGAGGTCGATGAGATCGATCGAAAGATTTCACTGAAGGAGACGGTCCAATTGATCGGTAGAGACCCCAAGGAGCGGCTGAAGAtgaatgagatgttgatggCATTACTCTTCCGGTTGGATACTGTTCCTGGAATCGACTCTGGCGTTAGGGATTGCCGGAAGGCACTGATCAAGAGGGCTATCTCATTGCAGGAAAGACTGGATGCAATCGTCACTGGAGATGATAATAGTACGGTAGATACGAGGGATGGCGGAGAAATACAGTGTCAAACCCTAGAGATGGGGGATTATTCCAATTCTCCGTCGTTCAAGTGCCAAAGTGTCGCTGAGGAGCTCGTTCGAACCCTAGATACTAATCAGTCTACCAATTCTTCAGCCAACTGTGAAGGCATGGTTAATGGAACGCTGGAAACCAAAGATCTTGACGAGTCGTTGGATGAGAGCAGTACATTAGGAGATGCCGCCGATCAAGCACTGGATGTGCAATCTCTCGTTGCCTCTTCAGCTAATTCAGACGACCAGGAACCGCTTCTTGGAGCTACTACTTGCCAAAATTTAGAACCGGAAGCTTCTAATGAATCTAGAGACGACAGAGATACACCAGTTGAAGCCTTAAACAATGCAGGCAGAGAAGTTCACGCCTTCGAAGACAGTGAAGCTGTAATAGAAAAGGACACCGAAGCGGAAAACATGGCGGAATCCTCGGAGTGTTCCCACCAGAGTATGGTTGAAGAAGGTGAGGGGGAAACCCTAAAGGGACTCGAAGATGTCAAGGAAACCAACTCGCAACCTGGCATTACTAATGTAAGCAACTTGGATGGATCTCCTTCCGCGGAAAACAGAGAGAAGAACGGGGACGACATCGACAACAAGGGGAAGGATCTGAATCTGATAGAGAGGATGGTCGAAGATAATGAAAGGCTGACGGGTTTGATGACCGAACTGTTGGAACGGAACGAATTGCAGACAAGGTTGATAAGTTCACTGTCGCAAAGGGTCGAACAGCTGGAGAGAGCTTTCGTGAGTGAGAGGTTGAAGCGCAAGAAGAAAAGGCAGGCTGCAGCCATGACTGTCGAGAGGCAGGGTACGTCTCCGGATCCCAGAAAATGCGTAAAGAAATCATCCTGA